The following proteins come from a genomic window of Ictalurus furcatus strain D&B chromosome 12, Billie_1.0, whole genome shotgun sequence:
- the sp3b gene encoding transcription factor Sp3 isoform X2, giving the protein MTAPEQAVKQQEMAALDADGSQSDFLQPAAGASASDQTTELASIQLTGSSDRWEVLTPVSTGKEDSGVVHLPSGGIVGTNGQYVVPLQTVPGQSQPVFVTAGTDGSSANGIQYQVIPQLQSADAASLGYTTSTTDVATLGTDIAILPDGTQGISTATSTTDLQGLLAHTGHMQQIPSVSLAGSGFAGQGQVVANVPVGLPGNITFVPINSLSNADLESLGLAGAQTIATGVTADGQLVMTGDNTVQSTLDKTNNANSNNTFVPPTSTSSSSATTSLPETIDGTGVLTQATAVSAGQQDPSFIHQNHVPATTESVVQLVPTQAAEGAAQTLQSVQLLNTGTFLIQAQTVSPTGQIQWQTFQVQGVQNLQNLQLSGAGGMASPQITIAPVQTLALGQPGTSVTAGHIPNLQTVTVNSISQAEHTIESPSDIHIKEEPDPDGWPLSGDSTLNTSDLSHLRVRMLDEETEGMGQEGKRLRRVACTCPNCKEAGGRGSGMGKKKQHICHIPGCGKVYGKTSHLRAHLRWHSGERPFICSWSYCGKRFTRSDELQRHRRTHTGEKKFVCPQCSKRFMRSDHLAKHIKTHLNKKGLNSAPTAGQTEASAHPDSIITGGGATLILTNLPQAGTQDILSNSDLPLQLVTVSANEAME; this is encoded by the exons ATGACTG CCCCAGAACAGGCAGTGAAGCAGCAGGAAATGGCTGCCCTGGACGCGGACGGCAGTCAGAGCGACTTTCTGCAGCCCGCCGCAGGAGCCTCCGCCTCGGACCAG ACGACGGAACTCGCGTCCATCCAGCTCACCGGCTCGTCTGACCGCTGGGAGGTTCTCACCCCGGTTTCCACCGGTAAAGAGGACTCTGGTGTAGTACACTTACCCAGTGGGGGGATTGTGGGCACCAACGGGCAGTATGTAGTGCCACTGCAAACTGTACCGGGGCAGAGCCAGCCTGTTTTTGTCACTGCCGGGACAGACGGTTCCAGCGCCAACGGTATCCAGTACCAGGTCATTCCGCAGCTCCAGAGTGCGGACGCGGCATCGCTAGGTTACACTACATCTACAACCGATGTCGCGACTCTTGGTACAGACATTGCCATACTGCCTGATGGAACGCAGGGCATCTCCACGGCAACTAGCACCACTGACCTGCAGGGTTTGCTGGCGCACACTGGACACATGCAGCAGATCCCGAGCGTCTCGTTGGCAGGAAGCGGGTTCGCTGGGCAGGGCCAGGTGGTGGCTAACGTGCCAGTCGGTTTGCCCGGGAACATCACGTTTGTGCCGATTAATAGCCTGAGCAACGCCGACTTGGAGTCCCTGGGCCTGGCCGGAGCTCAGACCATCGCTACGGGAGTCACAGCTGACGGTCAGCTCGTCATGACAGGCGACAACACGGTCCAGAGCACACTGGATAAAACCAACAACGCCAACAGCAACAACACCTTCGTTCCGCCGACATcgacctcctcctcctccgccacCACATCGCTGCCCGAGACGATAGACGGCACAGGGGTTCTGACCCAAGCCACGGCTGTTTCGGCTGGCCAACAAGATCCGTCCTTCATCCATCAGAACCATGTGCCTGCTACCACAGAGTCCGTGGTGCAGCTAGTGCCCACGCAGGCGGCAGAAGGTGCGGCGCAGACGCTACAAAGTGTGCAGCTGCTCAACACAGGCACTTTCTTAATCCAGGCGCAGACCGTGTCGCCGACTGGCCAGATCCAGTGGCAGACTTTCCAGGTGCAGGGTGTGCAGAACCTACAGAACCTGCAGCTTTCCGGCGCCGGTGGAATGGCGTCGCCACAGATCACCATCGCCCCTGTGCAGACGCTGGCGCTCGGGCAGCCTGGTACCAGCGTGACCGCCGGACACATCCCCAACCTGCAGACGGTCACGGTCAACTCCATCTCGCAGGCAGAGCACACCATAGAGAGTccctcag ACATTCATATCAAGGAGGAACCAGACCCGGACGGTTGGCCACTGAGCGGAGACTCTACCCTGAACACCAGCGACCTGTCACACCTCCGCGTACGGATGCTAGATGAGGAGACGGAGGGGATGGGACAGGAGGGGAAGAGGCTCCGGAGAGTAGCTTGTACCTGCCCTAACTGCAAGGAGGCAGGGGGAAG aggctCGGGCATGGGCAAGAAGAAGCAGCACATCTGCCACATCCCCGGCTGTGGGAAGGTGTACGGTAAAACGTCTCACCTGCGCGCTCATCTGCGCTGGCACTCGGGCGAGAGGCCCTTCATCTGCTCCTGGAGTTACTGCGGCAAGAGATTCACACGCAGCGACGAACTTCAGCGCCACCGCAGGACACACACAG GAGAGAAGAAGTTTGTGTGTCCACAGTGCTCTAAGCGCTTTATGCGCAGCGACCATTTGGCCAAACACATTAAAACTCACCTGAACAAAAAAGGGCTAAACTCAGCCCCCACGGCAGGGCAGACGGAGGCCTCTGCCCATCCGGACAGCATCATCACCGGGGGCGGGGCCACGCTCATCCTGACCAATCTGCCCCAGGCTGGCACCCAAGACATCCTCTCAAACTCTGACCTCCCGCTTCAGCTGGTCACTGTATCTGCCAATGAGGCCATGGAGTga
- the sp3b gene encoding transcription factor Sp3 isoform X1 — MTAPEQAVKQQEMAALDADGSQSDFLQPAAGASASDQQTTELASIQLTGSSDRWEVLTPVSTGKEDSGVVHLPSGGIVGTNGQYVVPLQTVPGQSQPVFVTAGTDGSSANGIQYQVIPQLQSADAASLGYTTSTTDVATLGTDIAILPDGTQGISTATSTTDLQGLLAHTGHMQQIPSVSLAGSGFAGQGQVVANVPVGLPGNITFVPINSLSNADLESLGLAGAQTIATGVTADGQLVMTGDNTVQSTLDKTNNANSNNTFVPPTSTSSSSATTSLPETIDGTGVLTQATAVSAGQQDPSFIHQNHVPATTESVVQLVPTQAAEGAAQTLQSVQLLNTGTFLIQAQTVSPTGQIQWQTFQVQGVQNLQNLQLSGAGGMASPQITIAPVQTLALGQPGTSVTAGHIPNLQTVTVNSISQAEHTIESPSDIHIKEEPDPDGWPLSGDSTLNTSDLSHLRVRMLDEETEGMGQEGKRLRRVACTCPNCKEAGGRGSGMGKKKQHICHIPGCGKVYGKTSHLRAHLRWHSGERPFICSWSYCGKRFTRSDELQRHRRTHTGEKKFVCPQCSKRFMRSDHLAKHIKTHLNKKGLNSAPTAGQTEASAHPDSIITGGGATLILTNLPQAGTQDILSNSDLPLQLVTVSANEAME; from the exons ATGACTG CCCCAGAACAGGCAGTGAAGCAGCAGGAAATGGCTGCCCTGGACGCGGACGGCAGTCAGAGCGACTTTCTGCAGCCCGCCGCAGGAGCCTCCGCCTCGGACCAG CAGACGACGGAACTCGCGTCCATCCAGCTCACCGGCTCGTCTGACCGCTGGGAGGTTCTCACCCCGGTTTCCACCGGTAAAGAGGACTCTGGTGTAGTACACTTACCCAGTGGGGGGATTGTGGGCACCAACGGGCAGTATGTAGTGCCACTGCAAACTGTACCGGGGCAGAGCCAGCCTGTTTTTGTCACTGCCGGGACAGACGGTTCCAGCGCCAACGGTATCCAGTACCAGGTCATTCCGCAGCTCCAGAGTGCGGACGCGGCATCGCTAGGTTACACTACATCTACAACCGATGTCGCGACTCTTGGTACAGACATTGCCATACTGCCTGATGGAACGCAGGGCATCTCCACGGCAACTAGCACCACTGACCTGCAGGGTTTGCTGGCGCACACTGGACACATGCAGCAGATCCCGAGCGTCTCGTTGGCAGGAAGCGGGTTCGCTGGGCAGGGCCAGGTGGTGGCTAACGTGCCAGTCGGTTTGCCCGGGAACATCACGTTTGTGCCGATTAATAGCCTGAGCAACGCCGACTTGGAGTCCCTGGGCCTGGCCGGAGCTCAGACCATCGCTACGGGAGTCACAGCTGACGGTCAGCTCGTCATGACAGGCGACAACACGGTCCAGAGCACACTGGATAAAACCAACAACGCCAACAGCAACAACACCTTCGTTCCGCCGACATcgacctcctcctcctccgccacCACATCGCTGCCCGAGACGATAGACGGCACAGGGGTTCTGACCCAAGCCACGGCTGTTTCGGCTGGCCAACAAGATCCGTCCTTCATCCATCAGAACCATGTGCCTGCTACCACAGAGTCCGTGGTGCAGCTAGTGCCCACGCAGGCGGCAGAAGGTGCGGCGCAGACGCTACAAAGTGTGCAGCTGCTCAACACAGGCACTTTCTTAATCCAGGCGCAGACCGTGTCGCCGACTGGCCAGATCCAGTGGCAGACTTTCCAGGTGCAGGGTGTGCAGAACCTACAGAACCTGCAGCTTTCCGGCGCCGGTGGAATGGCGTCGCCACAGATCACCATCGCCCCTGTGCAGACGCTGGCGCTCGGGCAGCCTGGTACCAGCGTGACCGCCGGACACATCCCCAACCTGCAGACGGTCACGGTCAACTCCATCTCGCAGGCAGAGCACACCATAGAGAGTccctcag ACATTCATATCAAGGAGGAACCAGACCCGGACGGTTGGCCACTGAGCGGAGACTCTACCCTGAACACCAGCGACCTGTCACACCTCCGCGTACGGATGCTAGATGAGGAGACGGAGGGGATGGGACAGGAGGGGAAGAGGCTCCGGAGAGTAGCTTGTACCTGCCCTAACTGCAAGGAGGCAGGGGGAAG aggctCGGGCATGGGCAAGAAGAAGCAGCACATCTGCCACATCCCCGGCTGTGGGAAGGTGTACGGTAAAACGTCTCACCTGCGCGCTCATCTGCGCTGGCACTCGGGCGAGAGGCCCTTCATCTGCTCCTGGAGTTACTGCGGCAAGAGATTCACACGCAGCGACGAACTTCAGCGCCACCGCAGGACACACACAG GAGAGAAGAAGTTTGTGTGTCCACAGTGCTCTAAGCGCTTTATGCGCAGCGACCATTTGGCCAAACACATTAAAACTCACCTGAACAAAAAAGGGCTAAACTCAGCCCCCACGGCAGGGCAGACGGAGGCCTCTGCCCATCCGGACAGCATCATCACCGGGGGCGGGGCCACGCTCATCCTGACCAATCTGCCCCAGGCTGGCACCCAAGACATCCTCTCAAACTCTGACCTCCCGCTTCAGCTGGTCACTGTATCTGCCAATGAGGCCATGGAGTga
- the sp3b gene encoding transcription factor Sp3 isoform X3 — MAALDADGSQSDFLQPAAGASASDQQTTELASIQLTGSSDRWEVLTPVSTGKEDSGVVHLPSGGIVGTNGQYVVPLQTVPGQSQPVFVTAGTDGSSANGIQYQVIPQLQSADAASLGYTTSTTDVATLGTDIAILPDGTQGISTATSTTDLQGLLAHTGHMQQIPSVSLAGSGFAGQGQVVANVPVGLPGNITFVPINSLSNADLESLGLAGAQTIATGVTADGQLVMTGDNTVQSTLDKTNNANSNNTFVPPTSTSSSSATTSLPETIDGTGVLTQATAVSAGQQDPSFIHQNHVPATTESVVQLVPTQAAEGAAQTLQSVQLLNTGTFLIQAQTVSPTGQIQWQTFQVQGVQNLQNLQLSGAGGMASPQITIAPVQTLALGQPGTSVTAGHIPNLQTVTVNSISQAEHTIESPSDIHIKEEPDPDGWPLSGDSTLNTSDLSHLRVRMLDEETEGMGQEGKRLRRVACTCPNCKEAGGRGSGMGKKKQHICHIPGCGKVYGKTSHLRAHLRWHSGERPFICSWSYCGKRFTRSDELQRHRRTHTGEKKFVCPQCSKRFMRSDHLAKHIKTHLNKKGLNSAPTAGQTEASAHPDSIITGGGATLILTNLPQAGTQDILSNSDLPLQLVTVSANEAME, encoded by the exons ATGGCTGCCCTGGACGCGGACGGCAGTCAGAGCGACTTTCTGCAGCCCGCCGCAGGAGCCTCCGCCTCGGACCAG CAGACGACGGAACTCGCGTCCATCCAGCTCACCGGCTCGTCTGACCGCTGGGAGGTTCTCACCCCGGTTTCCACCGGTAAAGAGGACTCTGGTGTAGTACACTTACCCAGTGGGGGGATTGTGGGCACCAACGGGCAGTATGTAGTGCCACTGCAAACTGTACCGGGGCAGAGCCAGCCTGTTTTTGTCACTGCCGGGACAGACGGTTCCAGCGCCAACGGTATCCAGTACCAGGTCATTCCGCAGCTCCAGAGTGCGGACGCGGCATCGCTAGGTTACACTACATCTACAACCGATGTCGCGACTCTTGGTACAGACATTGCCATACTGCCTGATGGAACGCAGGGCATCTCCACGGCAACTAGCACCACTGACCTGCAGGGTTTGCTGGCGCACACTGGACACATGCAGCAGATCCCGAGCGTCTCGTTGGCAGGAAGCGGGTTCGCTGGGCAGGGCCAGGTGGTGGCTAACGTGCCAGTCGGTTTGCCCGGGAACATCACGTTTGTGCCGATTAATAGCCTGAGCAACGCCGACTTGGAGTCCCTGGGCCTGGCCGGAGCTCAGACCATCGCTACGGGAGTCACAGCTGACGGTCAGCTCGTCATGACAGGCGACAACACGGTCCAGAGCACACTGGATAAAACCAACAACGCCAACAGCAACAACACCTTCGTTCCGCCGACATcgacctcctcctcctccgccacCACATCGCTGCCCGAGACGATAGACGGCACAGGGGTTCTGACCCAAGCCACGGCTGTTTCGGCTGGCCAACAAGATCCGTCCTTCATCCATCAGAACCATGTGCCTGCTACCACAGAGTCCGTGGTGCAGCTAGTGCCCACGCAGGCGGCAGAAGGTGCGGCGCAGACGCTACAAAGTGTGCAGCTGCTCAACACAGGCACTTTCTTAATCCAGGCGCAGACCGTGTCGCCGACTGGCCAGATCCAGTGGCAGACTTTCCAGGTGCAGGGTGTGCAGAACCTACAGAACCTGCAGCTTTCCGGCGCCGGTGGAATGGCGTCGCCACAGATCACCATCGCCCCTGTGCAGACGCTGGCGCTCGGGCAGCCTGGTACCAGCGTGACCGCCGGACACATCCCCAACCTGCAGACGGTCACGGTCAACTCCATCTCGCAGGCAGAGCACACCATAGAGAGTccctcag ACATTCATATCAAGGAGGAACCAGACCCGGACGGTTGGCCACTGAGCGGAGACTCTACCCTGAACACCAGCGACCTGTCACACCTCCGCGTACGGATGCTAGATGAGGAGACGGAGGGGATGGGACAGGAGGGGAAGAGGCTCCGGAGAGTAGCTTGTACCTGCCCTAACTGCAAGGAGGCAGGGGGAAG aggctCGGGCATGGGCAAGAAGAAGCAGCACATCTGCCACATCCCCGGCTGTGGGAAGGTGTACGGTAAAACGTCTCACCTGCGCGCTCATCTGCGCTGGCACTCGGGCGAGAGGCCCTTCATCTGCTCCTGGAGTTACTGCGGCAAGAGATTCACACGCAGCGACGAACTTCAGCGCCACCGCAGGACACACACAG GAGAGAAGAAGTTTGTGTGTCCACAGTGCTCTAAGCGCTTTATGCGCAGCGACCATTTGGCCAAACACATTAAAACTCACCTGAACAAAAAAGGGCTAAACTCAGCCCCCACGGCAGGGCAGACGGAGGCCTCTGCCCATCCGGACAGCATCATCACCGGGGGCGGGGCCACGCTCATCCTGACCAATCTGCCCCAGGCTGGCACCCAAGACATCCTCTCAAACTCTGACCTCCCGCTTCAGCTGGTCACTGTATCTGCCAATGAGGCCATGGAGTga